Part of the Erwinia amylovora genome is shown below.
CCGCGATCGCCAAGGCTGTGTTTAACAATATCCACCAGCACATCCACCGCCGGTACGGTGATCTCGAAGTCATCACGCATCGAGGCGTGTGATTCGGCCATCAGGACCGCCAGACGCGCCAGATCGCCGCGCGCCAGCACGCTGGCCGCTTCCAGCGTACGGGCGTTTTCCGTCAGGACGTGGCGCACGCGTTTAGCGACCAGCGGGTCCAGCTCATGTTCACGTGCGACGAATTCCGCCAGCTCAACGTCGCGTAGCGAGGATTTACCAAAGAACTGCGCCCCGGCTTCGCACTGCTGGCGGCGCGTGTTGTATTCACTGCCCACCAGGTTGCGCTTGAAGTTGGTGTTGATAATCACCACCGCAATATCGCCCGGCAGCGGCACCGGGCGCGTATTCAGGGTGCGGCAGTCGAGCAGCAGGGCGTGATCCTTCTCGCCCAGCGCTGAAATCATTTGATCCATAATGCCGCAGTGACAGCCGACAAACTGATTTTCAGCCTGCTGGCCGTTGAGAGCGATATCCGCGCTGTTCAGCGGCAGCTGATACAGCTGGCGAAACACGCTGCCCACCGCTACTTCAAGCGAGGCTGAAGAGCTTAATCCGGCCCCCTGCGGCACGTTACCGCTGATAACCATATCAACCCCAGCGAAGTCAGCCGTGCGCTGTTGCAAATATTTCACCACGCCGCGCACGTAGTCCGACCACAGCTGCTGCGGATGGCGCTCAATCGGTTCATCCAGCGAGAAGATATCCTGCTGATTATCATAGTCGGCGGCGATCGCCCGCACCTGGCGGTCACTGCGCCTGGCACAGGCAATCACCGTCTGATAATCGATGGCACAGGGCAGCACGAAGCCATCATTATAATCGGTATGTTCACCGATCAGGTTGACGCGTCCTGGGGCCTGAATCATATGGGTGGGCGCATAGCCGAAAGCGTTGTTGAAGATTTGCCGGGTGGTGTTTTTTAAAATCATGGTTGCGTTCCCGCCTCACGGAAATGAATATCGCTGACGGCACGCAGCCGTTCTGCTGCCTGTTCTGCGGTTAAATCACGTTGGGTTTCAGCCAGCATTTCGTAGCCGACCATAAATTTACGCACCGTTGCCGAGCGCAGAAGCGGCGGGTAGAAATGTGCGTGCAGCTGCCAGTGGGCGTTGGCATCGTCATTGAACGGCGCGCCGTGCCAGCCCATGGAATAGGGGAAAGAGCACTGAAACAAATTGTCATAACGGCTGGTGAGCTTTTTCAATGCCACAGCCAGATCGTCGCGCTGCCCATCGCTCAGCTCAGTCAGGCGCTTTACAGGCGTTTTTGGCAGCAGCAGCGTTTCAAATGGCCATGCCGCCCACCAGGGAACAACAGCCAGCCAGTGTGGCGTTTCCACCACCGTGCGGCTGCCGTCTTGCAGCTCGCGCGCAGCGTAGTCAACCAGCATCGGCGTGCCGTTCTTCGTATAATAAGCGCGTTGCAGGTCGTCTTCGCACCGTGCTTCATTGGGCAAGAAGCTGTTGGCCCAGATCTGACCGTGCGGATGGGGATTCGAGCAGCCCATTGCCGCGCCTTTATTCTCAAACACCTGAACCCACGGGTAATGCTGGCCGAGATCGGCAGTCTGCCGTTGCCAGGTTTTAACCACCTCTGCCAGCCCATCCAGCGTCAGTTCCGGCAACGTTTTACCGTGATCGGGCGAAAAACAGATCACCCTGCTGGTGCCACGCGCGCTTTCACAGCGCATCAGCAGGTCAGCGCTGTGCGGGGCGTCGGGCGTATCGGTCATCAGCGCGGCAAAGTCGTTGGTAAAAACATGGGTGCTGGTGTAATCGGGGTTTTTATCCCCGGTGACCCGCGTGTTGCCCGGGCAAAGAAAGCAGTCCGCATCGTAGGCAGGCAGCTTTTCCTGTGCTGGCGTCTCCTGTGCGCCCTGCCACGGGCGTTTGGCCCGGTGTGGCGAAACCAGGATCCATCGATCGGACAGTGGGTTATAGCGGCGATGAGGGTGATCGGCCGGATTAAATGTCTGCATATTGAGTCCTGATATTCGTTATACGCTTGATGAACGACAGGGAAAAAATAGCATATTTCAGTGGCTGGAAGCGTGACCGGTTGTAAAAAAATGGAATCGTTTACACTAAGTGAAGAATCGCTGATTGCCGCTCCGTTTCGCGGGTAAATGCAGATATTCTGCCAGAGGAAGAATCGTTGTTGAAAACGATTACATAGCGGGTCAGCAAGTTTTCGCCCTGTCATGCAGCAGGGCGAACTCTGTGCACGCGTCGGCATGCTGCTTTACAGGCTCTGCTGTAAATAGCGGTATGTCTCGCCGTCAGGGACAAAGCTCAGGCGATGGGTGACACAGCGCGGCGCATCTTCCGCATGGTGCGAGACAAAAAGCAGCTGGGTGCAGCCCTCGCCGATCAGCACGTCGACAAAGCGGCGCACCAGAAGGCGGTTTATCGGGTCCAGTCCCTGCAACGGTTCATCGAGGATCAGCAGCGCCGGGTGCTTGACCAGTGCACGGGCGATGAGCACCAGCCGCTGCTGGCCCCATGAAAGGTCGTGGAACGGGCAGTCAGCCATCGCCGCGCTGATGCCCAGCAAATCCAGCCACTGACTGGCCAGCATTCGCTGGCGGTCGGACACCGCCTGGTAAAGTCCAATTGAATCGAAATAGCCGGATATCAACACGTTACGCACGCTGCTGCTGACGCGGTAATCAAGGTGCAGGCTGCTGCTGACGTAGCCAATATGCTGCCTGATCTCCCAGAGGGTTTCTCCGCTGCCGCGGCGGCGGCCGAACAGCGTCAGGTCGTTACTGTAGCCTTGCGGATGATCGCCGGTCACCAGACTGAGCAGGGTCGATTTCCCGGCCCCGTTCGGGCCGACAATCTGCCAGTGCTGGCCGCGCTCCACCTGCCAGCTAAGCTGATGCAGGATGGGCCGGTCATTGTAAGACACCACGCCATTGTGCAGCACAATCAGCGGGGCATCTTCTGCCAGCGCCGGGATGGCGCTGTTATGGTCGGCTTCAGGCAGCCTTATGGCTTTTTCACTGTGCGCTAACTGCGCCACCAGCGCTTCGGCGAGAATAGCCTGGCGCCTGCCGGTACGGATAAGGGCACATTCTGCCAGCACGCCCACCTGATTGATAAAAGCAGGAATTTCATCGAAACGGTTCAGCACCAGCACCAGCGTGACCCCCTGATGTTGCAGATCGTGCAGAACCTCGGCGAGACCGGCGCGTGAAGCGATATCCAGCCCGTCGAAAGGCTCATCGAGGATCAGCAGATCGGGCTGCGCCATCAGCGCCTGGCACAGCAGGGTTTTACGCGTTTCTCCGGTGGAAAGGTATTTGAAGCGGCGCGACAGCAGGTGCCCGATGCCGAACAGCGCGGCCAGCCGTTGACAGCGCGCTTCATCTTTGATCTCTTCCTGAATCACTTCACTGACAAAATAGCCGGTATCCTCTTCGTCAACGCTAAGCAAATCGGTATTGTTGCGTTGCCATTCGTCTTCAGCACGCTGTTGTAATTGCTCCAGTGACAGGCGCCAGGGGCGCTGAAACTGGCTAACGAGGCTGCCTGACATTGGGGTCAGTTCTGCGGACAGAGCGCGGGCCAGCGAGGATTTGCCGCTGCCGTTAACGCCGACAAAAGCCCAGCTTTCCCCGGCCTGAATGGCCAGCCGATCAAGATTAAGCGTTCGGCTATCACTAAGGCGAAAGACAGCTTGCGCGATGTGCAACATTGACATGATTAATTCCTTTAAAGGATTGCAGAGTCATCAGCAGCCACTCGCCATCCGTTGTTAAACCGGAGGCAAATTCACACCAGCGTGGCGATAATGGCGCGATCGGCAGCAAAACAGGCGGTAACCGCAGCACCCGGTAAGAGATCCTGCTGGCTGATAAGCTGATTGTCCACCGTGGCGCACAGCGTTGCACCATCGCCGAAGGCAATCAACACTTCACTTTGCCTCCTTCCCCGTTCAATCTGGCTGATGATGCCGGGCAGCTGGTTATCCGCCTCTGCCGTGCCGCGGGTGACAGTAATCCACGGGGCTTTGATCATCACCAGCACCTCT
Proteins encoded:
- the galK gene encoding galactokinase: MILKNTTRQIFNNAFGYAPTHMIQAPGRVNLIGEHTDYNDGFVLPCAIDYQTVIACARRSDRQVRAIAADYDNQQDIFSLDEPIERHPQQLWSDYVRGVVKYLQQRTADFAGVDMVISGNVPQGAGLSSSASLEVAVGSVFRQLYQLPLNSADIALNGQQAENQFVGCHCGIMDQMISALGEKDHALLLDCRTLNTRPVPLPGDIAVVIINTNFKRNLVGSEYNTRRQQCEAGAQFFGKSSLRDVELAEFVAREHELDPLVAKRVRHVLTENARTLEAASVLARGDLARLAVLMAESHASMRDDFEITVPAVDVLVDIVKHSLGDRGGVRMTGGGFGGCVVALMPREVVASVKAAVEQHYQAKSGLKETFYVCSASAGAGQC
- the galT gene encoding galactose-1-phosphate uridylyltransferase — its product is MQTFNPADHPHRRYNPLSDRWILVSPHRAKRPWQGAQETPAQEKLPAYDADCFLCPGNTRVTGDKNPDYTSTHVFTNDFAALMTDTPDAPHSADLLMRCESARGTSRVICFSPDHGKTLPELTLDGLAEVVKTWQRQTADLGQHYPWVQVFENKGAAMGCSNPHPHGQIWANSFLPNEARCEDDLQRAYYTKNGTPMLVDYAARELQDGSRTVVETPHWLAVVPWWAAWPFETLLLPKTPVKRLTELSDGQRDDLAVALKKLTSRYDNLFQCSFPYSMGWHGAPFNDDANAHWQLHAHFYPPLLRSATVRKFMVGYEMLAETQRDLTAEQAAERLRAVSDIHFREAGTQP
- the modF gene encoding molybdate ABC transporter ATP-binding protein ModF, with the protein product MSMLHIAQAVFRLSDSRTLNLDRLAIQAGESWAFVGVNGSGKSSLARALSAELTPMSGSLVSQFQRPWRLSLEQLQQRAEDEWQRNNTDLLSVDEEDTGYFVSEVIQEEIKDEARCQRLAALFGIGHLLSRRFKYLSTGETRKTLLCQALMAQPDLLILDEPFDGLDIASRAGLAEVLHDLQHQGVTLVLVLNRFDEIPAFINQVGVLAECALIRTGRRQAILAEALVAQLAHSEKAIRLPEADHNSAIPALAEDAPLIVLHNGVVSYNDRPILHQLSWQVERGQHWQIVGPNGAGKSTLLSLVTGDHPQGYSNDLTLFGRRRGSGETLWEIRQHIGYVSSSLHLDYRVSSSVRNVLISGYFDSIGLYQAVSDRQRMLASQWLDLLGISAAMADCPFHDLSWGQQRLVLIARALVKHPALLILDEPLQGLDPINRLLVRRFVDVLIGEGCTQLLFVSHHAEDAPRCVTHRLSFVPDGETYRYLQQSL